The Streptococcus sp. DTU_2020_1001019_1_SI_AUS_MUR_006 sequence TAACCTTCCTTACATCTACTTGAGTGCAGGTGTGTCAGCTAAGCTCTTCCAAGAAACTCTTGTATTTGCCCACGAATCAGGCGCAAACTTCAATGGTGTTCTTTGTGGACGTGCAACATGGGCTGGATCAGTTGAAGCTTACATCAAAGACGGTGAAGTAGCAGCTCGCGAATGGCTTCGTACAACTGGATTTGAAAACATCGATGAACTTAACAAGGTTCTTCAAACAACAGCTACTTCTTGGACTGAACGTGTCTAAATTTCCCCCCTTTTATGTCCTAAAACCTAGCTAAAAAACTTTTAAAAAAAGTTGTATGTAAAGGTTTACAAAAAATCATTCTTGTGATATACTAAAGTCACAAGTTAATACAAAGTGAGTGTTACTAAGTAATATTAGGCATGATCACAGATGACTCAGATGTATATTTTCTGAGTTCATTTGTGGTCATTTTTTATGCTCACAAAACTTAAATAATAGGGCAAGGAGGTTGCCATGTATCGGATATTAAATCCAATGAATAACAATGTTTCTCTCGTGCGTAATAGTAAGGGAGAGGAGTTGATCGTAATTGGTAAGGGGATTTCATTCGGTAAGAAGAAGGGAGATTTGATTTCTGAGGATCAGGTTGAAAAAGTTTTTCGGATGAAAACAGAAGAGTCGCGAGAAAATTTTATGGCTCTTCTCAAGGATGTACCGCTTGATTTTATTACGGTCACTTATGAGATTATTGATAATCTTTCTAAAAAATATCAATATCCTGTCCAAGAGTATCTATACGTCACTCTGACAGACCATATCTATTGTTCTTATCAGGCTATTAGTCAAGGACGCTATAAGGATAGTAACTTGCCTGATATTTCTACCAAGTATCCTATCGCTTTTCAAATTGCACAAGAAGCTTTTGAAATTTATCGTCAAAAACTGACAGAAAATTTTCCTGAAGACGAGATCATTCGTATCGCTTATCACTTCATCAATGCAGAAGGTGAAAATGAAGTCGAAGTTGTTGAGTCGATTGATAAGAGAAAGGAAATTTTAAAGAGAGTTGAAAGCGTTTTGAAG is a genomic window containing:
- a CDS encoding transcription antiterminator, which produces MYRILNPMNNNVSLVRNSKGEELIVIGKGISFGKKKGDLISEDQVEKVFRMKTEESRENFMALLKDVPLDFITVTYEIIDNLSKKYQYPVQEYLYVTLTDHIYCSYQAISQGRYKDSNLPDISTKYPIAFQIAQEAFEIYRQKLTENFPEDEIIRIAYHFINAEGENEVEVVESIDKRKEILKRVESVLKSYKIQRTPENNNFYDRFMIHLNYFLDYLDRSRDDNQSLLDMEEHIKNTYPEAFEIGSKIYEVIAQETGLDLCKSERVYLVLHIQRLLS